AACATTACATTTGTAAAATGGATCTTGTTCTATTTTGCTCCTCTTACTTGTGCCCTTTAAACTTGTAAACTGCCTTTCCTTACCAATTCAATAttggatttgaaaaaaacactttagGACTTTTGGTCAACTATCTCATTCTATCACCTCATGTTGCTTGTACTTCGTAATTTccaatatcaatttatttttggctGAAATCCTAgcttttccttgttttcttcCAGGGTCGCTTTGAGATATTGTCTTTATCTGGTTCATTTATGCCCACTGAAACTGGAGGAACAAGAAGCAGATCTGGTGGGATGAGCGTTTCATTAGCTAGTCCAGATGGACGAGTTGTAGGTGGTGGAGTTGCCGGTCTGCTGGTAGCTGCAAGTCCTGTACAGGTTTGGCTTGTCAAATTTCACTGTTTTCCTGTCTCTTTCTCCTTGATCCCAGTGCACTGTAAACTGTGGTGCTAAACCTGTGTAAGAAGTAATGAACTTGCTGTCTTTTTTCTTGCTAATTGATTAGGTTGTAGTAGGCAGTTTTCTGGCTGGGAACCAGCATGAGCAGAAGCCAAAGAAACAGAAGCATGATTCGTTATCAGGTGTCGTGCTGACTGCAGCCATTCCTATATCTAGTGCTGATCCTAAAACCAACTTCTCATCTTCCTCGTTTCGTGGAGATAGCTGGTCTCCTTTGCCTCCTGATTCAAAGAACAAGCCGGCTGACATTAATGTAACTTTGTCAGCAGGGCAATAGGGTTCACCTCACTGGTACATCAAAAGGTTTGTCACTGACAACAATGGCATTCAACCTTGGATCCTAGAAACTCACCTTTACACCTTCCTGTGTTGTTTTATCTGTAATCTTATCAAATATTTATCAGTACTGGCATGTCGATTTtacctattttctttttcaggtAGAATTTTAGTTAGCTGATTAGGTAGGCTCCTGTTGCTGTTGTGTCATGTAAAATAGCTGATGTAATATTTATCCCTCCGCTTGAGTTGCCTTTCTTCGGATTGGAAATTATTGTTATCGCTAACATTTCATCTACTCTTTTGAAAGGCACTTAATGGTGCTTTACTGGAAGCAATATTGGAAATAATTGTAATGGCACTTTCaaaactttttattcttttattgattGTGCTTtcatagatatattttttttttttttaatttctaacaaGTAATACCGGTTCAGCCTTGTGGCCACAGTTCAAATATGTGTTTTTGTACAGTTCCAAaccaatttatatataaaaaatgatttaaatgcgTCGTcaaattgatgtaaaaaaatatatttttaagattatttagaaaaaaaatccaatctaagtccattcaacaatatttttattaaaaaaaagtgttgaCATTACGAAGAAATCTGAAGGGTGTTAGAAACTGTGCATTGTGGAGGAAAACATAGATCATTGTGGATTTACTCGGtgatctgttttttcttttctttttctccctttCAAAACTTTCTCACTTTGGTTgccaatttttttcttccaatttacTCGATGATCTTAAACAGCTCATCTACACCCACACTAAACTAATTTTCTTCAGCCCTCGACCTTTTTTTTACTCGTTTTCAACAATTTCAGAGAGATTTCACAAAAGCCATaaaaattaatgcaaaaaatcaagcaaacatCGAGGGGAGATTTTTTCCAATTGCTTCATGATGTGCCAACGACCTGGTCAGATGAAACAAATGTGTAGGGCAATCTGCTACTCAACTCGCTTCACGAATCCTTGAAGAGAGTAGaatacttttattatatttagttcACGGAATTCTCAAGGTAAAGATTCTAAGCTACACGAAAACTGATCAAGAGGGATGCTTCAATTGCGTTTTAACCTCAAGTATGCCATGGCAATAATACACGGCAAAGCGAACGTCACAAAAATACATTTAGTAATAACTACAAGGAGAGAGACACGGGCATTCCTCATCATGCAAAATGCATACATTTTCTTAGGCTGAGcatgttttttagaaaattgaCTGAGAGAACTGAAAATGAAGTATGTAGAACTAGAAATCAAACCCATCAGACCTCTTCCTTCATAGCATGAGGGTGCAATTGCAAACATTTTAATTGCATAACCAATTTGGACATTTTTATGCCTTCAAAAAGCTGTGACTACGGTGCTAGTAAATTCAAACAATTCTGAATTAAATAGCTAGTTGTACAAGCAGACAGAAAATTGGGGTAGTTTATAATGCCCATCGGCTAATAACAACCATCATATACACTAACCAAGACCTGCTGATGCATCACTGGGACCTACATCAGCATCTATTCGGGGTGGCCTGATTATGCGATCTATGAGACCATACTCAAGGGCATCTTGGGCTTCAAAGCGCTTCATTCTGCTCAAGTCTTTGCTAATCTGCATTCAgtagtaaaacatgtttttaagcGAATTAGACCATATGACGGAGTAACAAGCATCCCAAAAATGCAAGTTTAAGGAAATGATGGGAAAATAGACTGTAAGATGAGAAGATTAAGATGTGCCACGTTATTTAGTGCAAAAAGTATCACAATAAACTTTTAAAGGGGAAATTTATATGCACATCTTTGTTCAGGTAGTATTTCAATCTAGGTTGTGGCCAATAGCATAtctaacaataaatcaagttcacAGAATGAATCAACCAATAAAATACtaggaaataaaaaactaaccttTTCAAAAGGCTGTCCTGTTTTCTTAGATAACTCATTGTAAAGATAGTCCCTGATTCTAAGAAGCTCATTTGCTTCATTAAAAATGTCATCAGCCTGTGAGAAAAATGTCACATGTTTCATATCACCCCAAACATGTACAATAAATTACATATGGATAATATCTAGAACAACTTGTAATGAGAGATGACATTCATACCTGACCCCGAGCAGCCCCAGCTGGTGATTGTAGAGCAATTCTTGAAAGAGGCATTGCAGAGCGATTTCCCTTTGATACAGAAAAAGAATCATACAAAGTACACCATAAGAGTGACATGAAGCTGCTGAATTGTAAAGAGTATAATTGAAGGGGTATAGCTTAATATCCCTGAGTGGATAAACCCTACACAAATTCGATCAGGCCTTTTCATAGACAAAATTATACGAACATATGATAAAGCTAAAATTTAGTGTGGCCAGGAAAGATATTTGCTGCTATTCTGTCGAACCTCGCAAATTCATAAGTTTAGGAGTCACTCCCCCAAACTATACCACATTTGAGCTGTCTTGACTTCACAATGACCAGATGGGTAGTTGCGGGGGTGAATTTAGGGGTGGTCTTGGTCTCTAACACCCCTCAAAACACTAAAGCACAAAAAATTTCCCAAATCCCTATGatgccttcaatttttttttttttttgagatgcCTTTACGAGATGTTCCCccaaaatcaataacaaaacatCCCTAGGTACTGGTAGGAAAACTTTCATCAATACAGATTCCAATAGTGAAAATATTACCTTTTCCCCAGCTGTAAGAAGAAAGCCTGCTAGGTTATAGGCAAATCCCACACAGTGGGTACCAACAGGACTCTTCAAGCTCTGCATAGTGTCATATATGGCCAAGCTTGGAGTAAGCTGCAAATAAGAAGCTTTTCAGAAAAAGAGCACAATAATAGAGGCAATAAGAATACAAAAGAGCAGatacttcatattttttcaaggAGGAATTGCTAAGCAAAGGACTTACATCTCCACCAGGACCattgatatataaatacatCCTTTTGGAATCATCAATTGTGTCAAGGTATAACATTGTGGCCAATATTTGGTTGCTAAACTCTTCATCTATATTTTGTCCAATGAAGAGAATACGCTCTCGATACTGAAACCAATGAATTTGGTTAGTTTTAAAACtgtataaactaaataaataaaagctacAAGGTCCCTATAGTGCTCCACTTACTAGGGCATTCCATATATCAACCCATTGCCAGGTTCCCTCCCCAGGAGTTCTATAGGGCACCCTGGGAGTCCCTATAGGCATCATTTTAACTGCTGCCCGTGTTGGTTTATGATTACGAATCCTGTCAACAGAGAAATGTACCATCCATAAAACATGTATACCAAAACAAAATGTTGCACGGAGATGAATATCAAGCAGGGATCAACTGCACGTTATGAACATTTAAAAGGACAAACAAacatttaatctttatttatataccaacaaaatataacaaattaactCAAACTTCAGCTAAAAACAATCTCTCTATAGTTGAAGAACGCTTGTAAAGATGCCAAGAAACATGATATGATGAATGCTTTCACACAATGTCTCGACCATAAAATCACTTTTTCCCATGAATAAGAAATCAAGTTGAAATTCAACAGctaaaaaagtttttatgtTGGCCTAGCTCATAATCCAAGCTAACCCCAACaatacacaaaaaataaagtgtttGTCAAATTTACTCCTTTATCTTTTACTGAATCTCCAAATCAGTGTTATTTATCTCCAATTCCATACCCGCTAACACAAACACATACAGAGTATCAAAGTTTACCACaggctaatattttttatccccTAATCGtgccattgaaaaaataaactgaaaattaGTTACCCGCATTGAAGGCTCTTATTAACCTTTCCATAAAACTCTGCAGTTAAATTAGGTCTCCCAGTTGCATACAGACCTAAgacaaaaggggaaaaaaaaaaaaaaaaaacagaatcagAAAACAAAGGGCAAGGGAAAATGGGTTTTGAGATTAAGAGCAGAAAGTGAAGGAAAGGAGCAAACTTGGAAATTGAAGCTTCAATCCTGAATAAAGTTTGGCTCCGCAACTGAAAAATCCAAAAGCtaaattaacattaaattggATAAAAGAAGTTGCATACTTTGCATATTTATGTAGGCAGAGAAAGAGGGAACCTGAGAGAAGGCTGATTGAGGTTCGCATTAAGAGAGGATGCCATTTTcaggaagaagatgaagtgctgTTTGGAACGAGGATTGGGAGGAAATTTTAGGTGCTTAGAATAAGTTAGGATAGGATGGTGCCGCTACTATTGTAACCATTTCATCAACGAATGTTGGCCGTATCTTTTGAGGTTCGGCTTAAGCAAATGTCCATATCTTTGTAAATGCGGTGGAAAGTcagttttttaaatgattttgcatttgaaaatatattaatttaattttttatgtgttatttttttaataatctcgACActctaaaatcaattttattaaataaaatttaaaaatacatttatggCCCTGTAATGTTGGAGAGTAAATTACAATGCTAATCTTTATTAagtttatgataattaaaataaataattataagagtTTTAAGGATTTAAAATCTAGAGTAGAAAATGTCCTTTTTAAGTcaaagtctttatttttttatttatgctttttttttaatgaaaatagctttttatattaacaatatcatttttaatagaaatccaatgtcatcaaaataaatattagcaaGAATTTCAATAGTTTAAATTaagaagttaaaaaattattttttgatgaaaaatctcatttccttattatatatatttttaatgtcttttctattagtagtatatttttttaaaatgaaaacttaTTATAATCTAGAAAGCAagttttaaaacagaaaaaaatcatgCCTTCTTAATGTTCATGAAGTTgtatgaaaaaaagataaaagaataattaatttgtgaacattatataaaaaattaacaataacaaaaaaaatttattttattctcattgaaTATTGACATATAATTTTTCTGCAACTTATTACATATTACGCTCATATATAATTAGGTAAAATTATTGCTACCATCctattatttaatcaaattacatttatttgttcaagttttgaaaaattactgtttacattttaaattttggtgCAGTCTACATTCTACATCTagtgcactaaaaaaaaatcaacacaaattatttggttatttaCAAGTTTGttcatatttattattcaatgactaaaaaaatttatattaaatattatgattttttcattaaataaaaagacttaaatattacaaatttgTATTGAATAAACATATCCTTTTTCCAcctaatccttttttttctaaacaccaAGCCTAGTCACCACCTTCCCTTCCCTCTGATCCCTCGCCAGCCACCATCTCCAACAATAAACCCACAAGCTCACTCATTTATATACCATTGagctcaaatttaaaaaacttgtgttTTAATTTAGTGTTAAAACTTTTTCACCCATTTTAGTTCTTATTTCATAGGTGCACTTTCAAGATCTCACTTTTGTCTTGAGCTCCAAGTAATTCttttatacaaatattatattaaaaaataatataaattatattttgaaattgttATGTATTGACACAAACTGGCTGTTGAATGCCATGTCAAATATGGTTGCATAGTGAAGGTCAAGAGTGGTTGACGAATATTAAATACGATGGCAGGAGTGGCTGCTATAATTGACTAAAATAGAAAGGATTGTCTCCCATATTAACTATAAATAAAGGGTGCTAATGAGAGCTGAGTgacacaagaaaataaaaaaaaaaacagagagagagctaGAAAGAGTTGAGTTGAGTATAGAAGAATTTTCTCATCTTCcttgttttgttgtttgtattgtttctaatcttgattaatacaaaccaataaCTCCATTGAGTAGACAAGTTGCCGAACAGCGTAAATTGTGTGTGTTTGatttctgaaattttttaacAGGAATCTCACAtaacagcttaaactattaagttaagatggttctttgacatggaaTCAGAGTTTTAATAactaagcggtcacgagttcgaatcttatcATTCTCATTTATGTGATAAACATTAAGCACAAGGTAGTATGGatttgtacaagtttcaagttcaaagaatTTTCACTTGAAGtggtgtgttaaaaaataatataaattatatcttgaaactttatctaataacttaaattattgatttaagaTGATTCTTTAACATACCATTAAGCAACCAACTCATTAGTTTCATTAAAGACAAATTGTTAGGCTTGGCTTTTTTCTCGTGCAAAATGTTGTTCTCTACATGAATTTTGACGTTCTTTTATGAGCAAAACGTAATAAATTGACAAACTTTACAAAGGGAATGACGAACTTGCTGGCATCCTTTCTATCATATTGAATCCTCATGATATTCTATGAAGTGCAAACTATACCAAATGCACAACTAACTACATAAATATCACGAACGTGGGTACCCAATACTTCTTTCAGGATTATTACCATTATTATTCATTGAAACCCCAATCTGACATGGCCATAATATCCCTCAAAACTAAACAATTCTACATCTAACAACAACAAAACCTCTTGCGGCAACTTCAACAGCAGTCACCTTAGGTTTCTTAGGCTTATTTTGCTTCACTTTTTTCTTCTCAGCCTTGGCATTCTACTTATTAGATACTCCAGCATCATCACTGTTGTagtaatcatcatcatcagataGGTGGTAGTGCTTCGATCTCGATCGAGTATTGTGAGATTTTATGAATTTCTCTAAAAGTACTAGATAGAAGGTGGATTACATGGAGAATCAAAGATTAAAAGATTAGGgttcttcctttttatttatcttttgtttgaatttatgatatattatatataagggtagtttagttttttatataatttgaaaatttgtaataattcatgatataaattgtattttttaaaaactcagcatataaatataattttgattaaactATAAGATGTTAAgggtaattttttatatataattattaacaaagttattgaaaaatataatcatgaaaaactcaaatctttttttttttttaatttgacataATCAGATGATTTCTTTAGATAACactgtaattattaatttttaaaaaacttattttaaattaaaaaaaaaagtgtttccAAGCCTAGAAGACTAAGCTTGTGTGCCTGGCTTTCAAAACGGAAGGCCTAGAGGAGCATGGGCTTAAAAAAGGCCAATGcttgacatttttttcttccagtataataaaataattggcAGCGAACGGTGCATTATTTGTTGCAACAATTTTTGGCCACCTTTGATTATGAAAAAGAGGAGACAAGTTTTTAgctcataacttttttttcaactttttcttgaattgaaaacaacccaaaaacataaacttcaacaatcttatttttcaactccctataaaactaaaaataaaataaaatccataaaaaccttataattcttgatttactTTTTTCAACATGGTTACATGGTAAAACCATCTTCAATGAACTCTACTTTCTAATACAAATTAACactaagatatattttttgtgaCTGAATTTATGGTtagtcgaatttttttttttttttttttattagtgattttctctcttatcttttaaaattcaggAACTAAAATATgatatacataaaaattaagaactGAAACCAAAATTATATAGACCACATATGTAAAAGTTGAAAATTTCAGGGGTTAAAATAAACTTTCATGTGCAAAACATGTATCATATTCTACCATGCACTGTACAGTATTTTGtctcaaatctatttttgttaataattctAGGAGGGTCACCCACTATTGTAAAGCCCAACAAATCAccttattgaaaataaaaaaaaccttgttagACATCAACCtcatttatttctaaaaacacTTCACCGTAAACCACTTTCTCTACTTTTCAAAGTTTGTTTACAAAGCAAAATTATCTCTAGCGAACTCTATTTTCTAATACAAACCCATTAAtagaaagattatttttttgtggctgAAATATgattggttgaattttttttcttttttatttctttttcagttactttctctctcatttctttgaacttaaaatttaaaatgtgataaaaataaaaggatcacAACATGAATACCCAAAACTATAAAGATCAAATAtgtaaaagtttaaaattttgaagattAAAATGAACTttcacatggaaaaaaaaaacattgtgttcTACCATGCAACTCATGGCATTTTGtctcaaatatgtttttgttaataattataatttaatatggGAGGGTTACCCTCCATTATATAGCTTAACAAATCccttcattattaaaaaaaaaaaaaaaaaaaaaaacctttttagaCATTAGCTCCATTTGTTTCtagaaaaaatacttttctagaAACCATTTTATGCacttttcaatatttgattacataaaaaaaattccttattcTAATACAAACCCATTAACACTAGAATTGTCAT
This genomic interval from Populus alba chromosome 1, ASM523922v2, whole genome shotgun sequence contains the following:
- the LOC118036056 gene encoding ATP-dependent Clp protease proteolytic subunit-related protein 2, chloroplastic is translated as MASSLNANLNQPSLSCGAKLYSGLKLQFPSLYATGRPNLTAEFYGKVNKSLQCGIRNHKPTRAAVKMMPIGTPRVPYRTPGEGTWQWVDIWNALYRERILFIGQNIDEEFSNQILATMLYLDTIDDSKRMYLYINGPGGDLTPSLAIYDTMQSLKSPVGTHCVGFAYNLAGFLLTAGEKGNRSAMPLSRIALQSPAGAARGQADDIFNEANELLRIRDYLYNELSKKTGQPFEKISKDLSRMKRFEAQDALEYGLIDRIIRPPRIDADVGPSDASAGLG